In Musa acuminata AAA Group cultivar baxijiao chromosome BXJ2-3, Cavendish_Baxijiao_AAA, whole genome shotgun sequence, the following proteins share a genomic window:
- the LOC103979599 gene encoding uncharacterized protein LOC103979599, with the protein MGDSKEGKNNGNSSGWMAVPAFGEWDMKNGVPDYSMDFTKIREMRKQNKHPSRASLGNDDELQLPSNNNNNNNNEGEAEEEPRRRRHRHGSPTGRKKKLMGCLRCCTGA; encoded by the exons ATGGGAGACTCCAAGGAG GGTAAAAACAATGGCAACAGCAGTGGATGGATGGCGGTGCCGGCGTTCGGGGAGTGGGACATGAAGAACGGGGTGCCGGATTACTCCATGGACTTCACCAAGATTCGGGAGATGCGGAAGCAGAACAAGCACCCCTCCCGGGCCAGCCTCGGCAACGACGACGAGCTCCAGCTCCcctccaacaacaacaacaacaacaacaacgagggggaggcggaggaggagccccgccgccgccgccaccgccatgGCTCCCCCACA gggaggaagaagaagttgATGGGCTGCTTGCGGTGCTGTACAGGTGCATGA
- the LOC103979195 gene encoding homeobox-leucine zipper protein HOX21 isoform X1, translating into MSCNGMASSFFPSAFMFQLQAPCEDDHQLVSPVRSLIPTNLHHLRGVAPATGKRSASFSGAETCEEANGDDELSDDASLAGEKKRRLNVEQVRTLEKSFELGNKLEPERKMQLAVALGLRPRQVAIWFQNRRARWKTKQLEKDYDVLRRQFDAIKAENEALQAHNKKLQTELHVQALALRGREASDLINLNKETEGSCSNRSENSSEINLDISRTSVAERSCPPLQILPYFQSVRPADPDCPKVENDAPEGSFSNLLCSIGDQSAFWPWPDHHNFH; encoded by the exons ATGTCCTGCAATGGCATGGcctcttccttcttcccctcAGCCTTCATGTTCCAGCTTCAAGCTCCCTGTGAAGATGACCACCAACTGGTCAGCCCTGTCCGCTCCCTCATCCCCACCAACCTCCACCACCTCAGAG GTGTAGCTCCGGCGACGGGGAAGAGATCGGCGTCGTTCTCAGGGGCCGAGACCTGCGAAGAAGCGAACGGCGATGACGAATTGTCCGACGACGCTTCGCTGGCcggagagaagaagaggagactcAACGTGGAGCAGGTGAGGACGCTGGAGAAGAGCTTCGAGCTGGGGAACAAGCTGGAGCCAGAGAGGAAAATGCAGCTGGCTGTGGCGCTCGGGCTGCGGCCGAGGCAGGTGGCCATCTGGTTCCAGAACAGGAGAGCGAGGTGGAAGACGAAGCAACTGGAGAAGGATTACGATGTGCTCAGGAGGCAGTTTGACGCCATTAAAGCCGAGAATGAAGCTCTGCAAGCCCACAACAAGAAACTCCAGACTGAG TTGCATGTGCAGGCCTTGGCTCTCAGAGGTAGAGAAGCATCAGATCTCATCAATCTCAACAAAGAGACCGAGGGTTCTTGCAGCAACAGAAGCGAGAACAGCTCAGAGATCAACTTGGACATCTCAAGAACATCGGTCGCCGAAAGGTCCTGTCCCCCTCTCCAAATCTTGCCTTACTTCCAATCAGTTAGGCCAGCTGACCCAGACTGCCCGAAGGTCGAGAATGACGCCCCAGAAGGCAGCTTCAGCAACTTGCTGTGCAGCATCGGAGATCAATCTGCCTTCTGGCCATGGCCTGATCACCACAACTTTCATTAG
- the LOC103979195 gene encoding homeobox-leucine zipper protein HOX21 isoform X2: MSCNGMASSFFPSAFMFQLQAPCEDDHQLVSPVRSLIPTNLHHLRGVAPATGKRSASFSGAETCEEANGDDELSDDASLAGEKKRRLNVEQVRTLEKSFELGNKLEPERKMQLAVALGLRPRQVAIWFQNRRARWKTKQLEKDYDVLRRQFDAIKAENEALQAHNKKLQTEALALRGREASDLINLNKETEGSCSNRSENSSEINLDISRTSVAERSCPPLQILPYFQSVRPADPDCPKVENDAPEGSFSNLLCSIGDQSAFWPWPDHHNFH; the protein is encoded by the exons ATGTCCTGCAATGGCATGGcctcttccttcttcccctcAGCCTTCATGTTCCAGCTTCAAGCTCCCTGTGAAGATGACCACCAACTGGTCAGCCCTGTCCGCTCCCTCATCCCCACCAACCTCCACCACCTCAGAG GTGTAGCTCCGGCGACGGGGAAGAGATCGGCGTCGTTCTCAGGGGCCGAGACCTGCGAAGAAGCGAACGGCGATGACGAATTGTCCGACGACGCTTCGCTGGCcggagagaagaagaggagactcAACGTGGAGCAGGTGAGGACGCTGGAGAAGAGCTTCGAGCTGGGGAACAAGCTGGAGCCAGAGAGGAAAATGCAGCTGGCTGTGGCGCTCGGGCTGCGGCCGAGGCAGGTGGCCATCTGGTTCCAGAACAGGAGAGCGAGGTGGAAGACGAAGCAACTGGAGAAGGATTACGATGTGCTCAGGAGGCAGTTTGACGCCATTAAAGCCGAGAATGAAGCTCTGCAAGCCCACAACAAGAAACTCCAGACTGAG GCCTTGGCTCTCAGAGGTAGAGAAGCATCAGATCTCATCAATCTCAACAAAGAGACCGAGGGTTCTTGCAGCAACAGAAGCGAGAACAGCTCAGAGATCAACTTGGACATCTCAAGAACATCGGTCGCCGAAAGGTCCTGTCCCCCTCTCCAAATCTTGCCTTACTTCCAATCAGTTAGGCCAGCTGACCCAGACTGCCCGAAGGTCGAGAATGACGCCCCAGAAGGCAGCTTCAGCAACTTGCTGTGCAGCATCGGAGATCAATCTGCCTTCTGGCCATGGCCTGATCACCACAACTTTCATTAG